ACGATCAACGAAAATAACTCCCGTATCTTTGTCAAGTTCGTACTTAACCGCACTTCCCTGAGGAATTTCAATTACGACGTAAATGTCTTCGGGCGGATTTTTCCCCGGCGGCAGCTGGTCGTAGCCCATCCTTTCACCTCCTTGCAACAGTTAAAAATTTTACAATCAAACTATACCAAATAAAGTGTATAAACTTGCGAATTTCTCTTTTGAAAGAGACAGCAGGTAGTAAATCCTGTTCCATTTTCGGGACTCTCTGCAGAAACTGTATCACCTTTGCCTACTTTTGCTTGCTTCTGATGCAGCCTTGTGAGTCTGCTTATTTAAAGATATTCTCATTCTCTTAATCCTTCCTTGAGTTCCTTCACCAAGTTTCCTAAATCCTCTATTTTCTTTTGTCCTGCTAATTTTACGAGAGCACTTCCCACGACCACTCCGTCAGCAAAGGAACCTATTTCTCTGGCATGTTCTTTTTTAGAAACTCCAAAGCCCACCACCACAGGCTTATCGCACAACTCCCTGTACTCCTCTACCTTTTTCTTTATCCTTTCGTATGGGAGTTTTTCCCTTGCCCCTGTGGTTCCAGTAACGGAAACAAAGTAGGTCATCTCATCCGCAGCTTCGCATATTAGCTTTATACGCTTTCGGGTACTCGTGGGAGCACCCAAGGGAACGAAGGAGAGTACGTACTTCTTCATCACCGCTTTTAGTTCTTCCGCTTCTTCTGGCGGTAGATCGGGAACAATAAAACCGTCTATTCCCTTTTCCCTTGAAAGCCTGCAGAACTTTTCAAGCCCTATCCTGAATATAGGGTTGTAGTAAGTCATCAATAGAAAGGGAATGTCCGGAAATTCTTTTCTCAGTGTTTCGGAGAGTTCCAGAACGTCTTCAAATCGTATCCCGTTTTTGAGGGCAACCTCATGGGCTACCTGAATTGTAGGGCCGTCCGCCACAGGATCCGAAAAGGGAAATCCTATTTCCAGTATGTCCGTTCCGTTTTTTAAAACTTCTTTGAAGGCCTTAAGAGAAGTTTCGTAGTCTGGATAACCCACCATGAGGTAAGAAACAAGGGCTTTTTCTCTTTTTTCCTTTAATTCTGTAAACTTATCGCTTATTCTTCCCATTTCACTTCCCAAGAAATTTTTAAGTTTGTAGAAGGTTTTACCATGGCAAGGACGCTGCAGTACTTTTCCGTTGAAAGTTTTACCGCTTGCTCAAGGGCTTTTTCTTCAACTTTTCCGACTGCTACGTACTTTATTTCAATTTCTTCATAGATTTTTGGATGTTTTTCTCTTCTTTTTCCTTTTAAAAATATCTTTATGTCTTTTACTTCCTGCCTTTTTTTCTTTAAAATGTGGTAAACGTCAACACCGGAACAACTGCCGATGGAAACGAGGAGGAGTTCCATAGGGTTTAAACCTTTTTCTCCTGCGGTTATTTCCCCTATTGAGGTTTTTGAAAGGAATGTAGCTTCGCTGGAAAGTTCAAGTTCTACTTCTTTTACTTCCATAAAGAGGATTATACCCGCCCGAAGGCGGGTGAAAGGAATTATTTGTGAGAAAGGATAAAATCAGCTAGAGCCTTGAGTTCTGCGTCGGAGAGACCCTTTAACATGGTGAGCTGGGGCTTCATTATGGCTTCTTTTGCAGGGTCAACTATAGCGGGAGCTTCACCTTTTA
The genomic region above belongs to Aquifex aeolicus VF5 and contains:
- the trpA gene encoding tryptophan synthase subunit alpha — translated: MGRISDKFTELKEKREKALVSYLMVGYPDYETSLKAFKEVLKNGTDILEIGFPFSDPVADGPTIQVAHEVALKNGIRFEDVLELSETLRKEFPDIPFLLMTYYNPIFRIGLEKFCRLSREKGIDGFIVPDLPPEEAEELKAVMKKYVLSFVPLGAPTSTRKRIKLICEAADEMTYFVSVTGTTGAREKLPYERIKKKVEEYRELCDKPVVVGFGVSKKEHAREIGSFADGVVVGSALVKLAGQKKIEDLGNLVKELKEGLRE
- a CDS encoding OsmC family protein, with the translated sequence MEVKEVELELSSEATFLSKTSIGEITAGEKGLNPMELLLVSIGSCSGVDVYHILKKKRQEVKDIKIFLKGKRREKHPKIYEEIEIKYVAVGKVEEKALEQAVKLSTEKYCSVLAMVKPSTNLKISWEVKWEE